The sequence below is a genomic window from Sorangiineae bacterium MSr12523.
ATTCAAGATTGCACCCACGGCCTGGTTTGCACTGAACGACGACAATGCGCGTCTCATGGGCCATGTCGGGTATCGCTTCGTCGGCCCGCGCCCCGACAGGCGCGCGAGCGATGGCTCCTATTTCGATATCGACGCGGGCCTGCTGCACCACCGGTACGGCACCGAGCGGTTTTCCATGACCGGCGGCGAAGTCATGATCAAAGGGAGGCTCGATATGGCTCTTCTCGGTCGCACGCTGCGCGGCTCGTTCACCGAATTGGGGGGAGGGTTCGGCCTGCAGTCGTATCGGTATTTCGAAATTGCCGACGAGGGGAATACCCTTTTGCTCGGGTGGTTCGCCTGGGGCTTTTACATCGGCTCCGGCAACGAGGTCATGGTCTATTACGATCACCGCCACGACGACTTCGCCGCGGGCATGAAATTGGGCGGCCTGGGCGCGGTTGGCAGCGGCGTGCCCGGCCACGTGGGCGCACGCGGCACGTATTTCTTCACCGACGACTGGGGCGTCACGGCCGATGCGCAGATTGGTTCGGCCTTCGTGGGCGGTGCATCTCTCCTCTTTCGCCATGGGGCCACGCGATGAAAAAGACGTATCTCCTGGGGATCTCGCTTTTGACCTCGTGCTTGAGCGTGGCGCAGGACCGCGCCGAGCGCGATCGGACCGTTGGCCATGCCGCGAACCAGGGCGCGGAGGTTCACGTCGACGATGGCCTCGCCGCCGTGCGCACGTTTTCGCCGGGCACCGCGGAGCTGTGGACGGAAGCGCCCGCGCTTCGCTTCGAGGTAGTGACGCCGGGCGATGCCGGGCGAAATTGGACCCTGCGCCTGCGCAATGTGCTGCCCGACGCCGAGGTGCGCGCCACCCTGCCCGATGGCACCGCCGTTTCGCTGGCGACGTCCCGCCCCATTCCGACCGAGCTCCGCGTCACGGCCGATCTTCCGGCGAGTGCACGCATCGTCTTTTCGTTGGCACCGCCCGATGCATCGTCGCTCGAGCCGTGGCGCTTCGCAGCCCTGGCGGACGTGCAAAATGCCCTCGATCGCGTGGAGGACATCTACCGCGTGATGAACGAGGATGCGGCGATTCGCTTCGTCGTTTTCAATGGCGACCTCACGGAGCGCGGCAGCGACGAGGACCTTTTGCTCTTTCAGCAAAAGCTGGCCACGCTCCGCGTGCCCATGTATGCGACCTTGGGCAATCACGAATTGGGAACACGCGATGACGCATTCCAATCGTTCTACGGCCGCTGCAATTTCAGCTTTTCCTACCGTGGCGTGCGTTTCACGCTGCTGGACTCGGCCAGTGCGACCATCGATCCTTTGGTCTATTCGTGGCTCGATGGTTGGCTTCAGCAAGGCCGGCATCAGCTTCACGTGGTCACCATGCACATTCCGCCGTTGGATCCGGTGGGCGAGCGCAATGGTTCCTTCGGCAGCCGCGCGGAGGCCAACAAGCTCATTGCGCGCCTGGCCGAAAACCGCGTCGATCTGACGATTTACGGTCACGTGCACTCGTATTATGCCTTCTCCAACGGGGGCATTCCCGCCTTCATCTCGGGCGGCGGCGGCGCCATTCCCGAACGCCTCGATGGCATCGGCCGCCATTTTCTCGCGGTGGACGTCGACCCGCGTACGCAAAAAGCAACGACGTCATTTCGCCCCGTCGATTAACGCGAATCGGTCGCCAGCTCGATCCCGAGTCCGACGAGGATGGCGCCCATGACGCGCTCCATCCAGCGCCGCACCGGTCCCTGCGCGAGCCATTTTCGCGCGCGTGTCGCGGCGATAGCCACGCATGCGCACCAGACGCCGTCGATGAGGATCCATATCAGCGCGAGCAGCACGGTGCCGAGAAAGACCGAGCCCTGGTGCGGAAGGAACTGCGGGAAGAACGAGAACGAAAACACCGCGGCCTTCGGATTGGCAGCCACCGACAGCAGCGACGCGCGGAATGCCGCGCCCTTCGAAGCGCGGCGCGCGCCCAACAGCGGCACCACGTCGACACCGCGCCCCGCCGCACGCCATGCGGAGATCCCGAGCCATATCAGCATTCCGGCCCCGACCCACCGCATCGATTCGAAGAGCACGCGGTGCGCTTGCAAAAGCGCGGTCAGGCCGGCACCGCTGGCCAGCGCCCATCCGAAAAGGCCCAATTCGTTTCCAGCCATGGACGCGAGCCCCGCACCTCGACCATCGCGCAAGCTGCGCTGAAGAACCAACGCCGTCGCCGGACCGGGAATCAAGGCAAGGACGAGACACGCGAGCGCGAAACCGGGCAGGACCGAAAGGATGTGACGAAGCAGATCACCCATGGTGGGCAATGAAAGCAGCTCGAACCGCCGAGGCAACTTGGCATGCGACGCGCTGCAATGGCGTTCAAAACGGCGCGCTGCTACGGTTTTTCCCAGCAGCCATGCGTCGAACGGAAAACGTCCAAACTGCGCTTTGGTACGCTGCCGACCTCGGCGGTGCGGAGCTTTTGCACGGCAGTTTCGTCGATTACGCGTTCGACCTGCATACGCACGATACGGCGTGTTTCGCATTGGTCACGCAAGGGGCCATTCGCATCCGGACGCGCGGGTGCGATGTGGTGGCGCGCGCGGGTGATTTCTATGCCGTCGATGCGGACGAGCCGCACGCCGGGTGGGCGGTGGACGGATCGGGGTGGCGTCTGCGAACGCTCCACGTCGATGCCGAGCGCTTGAAGGCGCTGGTCGGTGGCGATGGTCCTCGGGTGGCGCTCGCGGGGCCGATTCTCCGCGATGCTGTGCTCGTGAAGGGGTTCGAGGAGGTTCATCGCGATTCCGAGATGGCGGGGCCATCGCTCCATCGCGAGGAGCGCTATTTGGAATTCGTCGCCCGGCTGCTCTCGCGGCACACGCGCGAGCCTGCGCGCGTGGCCGTGGCGAGACACGAACCGCGCGCGGTTCGCTTGGCGCGGGAATACCTCGATCAGCGACTCGACCAGCGGGTGCGACTCGACGACATTGCGGCGGCGGCGGGATTGCCGCCGTTTCGACTGTACCGCGCCTTTCAACGGGCCACGGGCATGTCGCCGCACGCTTACCAGCGGCAGGCGCGCCTTCGGCGGGCGACCCGAATGCTGCGCGAGGGCGATGCGATTCACGACGTCGCCATCGCATCGGGGTTTGCCGATCAGGCCCATTTGACGCGGTCGTTTCGCCGGATCATGGGCGTGACGCCGGGAGCCTACAAAGCGGCATTCGCAGGGTCAAAAGCGCACGCCGAGTGAGGCGCTGGCCGTCAGGCCGGCGACGCCGCGCACCTGCGACTCTTCGCGAAAATAGAGAACCCTTCCCGTTGCACCGATGTCGACGAACCACGGGGTGCCCAGGCCGATGCGACCCGCCGCGAAGACCTCGGGCCCGAGGAAGAACGCGCTGTCGTGCTTCGCCGCAACCCACGATCCGGCCATGGGCTCGAGGCTCTGCGAAAGGATGCCCGCGCGGGCGCCGCCGCCGAATCGCGCGGTGAAGGCGCCCATCCGCGCGCGGATCTCCAGGCCTGCGCGCCCGTAGCCGGAGACGAGGTGCTCCTCGGTGCGCTCGAGGGTGCGATCCGCGAAGTCGGCGCCGCCGCCGAACGAGAGCGCCAGGAACGACCACGCGTACGCGTAGGTCACCTGCGGGCCGTGGACGAAACCCGTGCGCGCATTCCAGCCGCTCTCGTAACCGGCGGAGAGCTCGTGGCCACGCTCGCCACGTTCGTCCCCTTTGCGCGCGATCCGTCCTCGCGGCGAGGTGGCGAAGTCGCGCTCTTGGAGATCCCGCGACTCCCCTTCCGTGAGGGCCACCATCGCCGTGCTCGAGACGCTCCCGGCGCGACGTTGGACGACGTAGTGCCCCGCCGGGACGCGCATCGCGATGCGGCGCTCGTGCGAGCTCCACATCTCCGACAGTACGCTCTTCGCATCGGCCAGGTACACGAGAAAATGCATGTCCCTCGCTTGCGGGAAGGTCAACGTCGCGCCGTGCGACAACGGCTGCGTGAGCACAATGGGCGCCGTCTCGCGCAAGGTGACGATGGCCTCGGGCTTCTGCAGCACCCCGGTGCTCTTGGCCGAGCGAAGGAGCGTTTGCGCGTGGGCGAATGCAAAGCTCTCCTCGAGGGTTACGCGTGCATCGCCGTTGCTGTCCGCGGCGCCGCGCAAGCCATTGAGCCATGCGTGCGTGAAAATCGCGCCCTGAAGCTCGTCGGATTCCTGCGCGGCTTCGCCATCGCCGGAGGCGTGCAGCCACACTTGGCCCGTTGCCTGCGCAACATTCACCGCCGTGATGGTGAACGGCTCCTCCGCGGTGAAGCCCTTCTCGCGGGAGGCGCGGCATGCATCGGTCACCGCGAGGCGCAGGCCCGCGGGAACCTCGGCCAGCTTTCCCGAAAGATCGGCCAAGAGCACGCGCTCCCCGGCCAGGTGCAGGGCATCGCGATCGCCGTGCCCGCTGAAATAGAAGACCAGGGTGACCTCGTCGGCGCGATGCTTCTCGGCTTCGTGCTTCGCGCGCGCGATGCTTGCGAAAAGCTGCGCACGCGATGGCTCGTTCACGACGAACGCGTGCTCGGGCCGCACACCGCCGAGGGTCACCAGAACGTCGCGTACGCGTGCGGCATCGTTCGTGGAAAACCGGAGTGGCCGCTCGGCCTCGAGGCCGACGGTGCTCGCGGCGGCCACGAGAATGCGCACCGGTTCCGCGAATGCGCGCGGCGCGTGCAGCCACACCGCGAGGGTCACGAATAGGAACACCAGCGCCCTCGCCGTCACCCTCACGGGGCGGCCTCCCATCGAATGCGCACGTGGATCACGTCGTCGAAGCGGTGCAGTCTCCGTGCCCGGTCCACGGCCTCGTCCGAGCCGACCACGATCGTGGCATCCAACGGGGTCGCATCGACGCGCGCCGAGCGTTCGGATAGATGGGTCCCCGCAGGGCGCGTCTTCGCCGAGAGCAACTCGAGGTAGCTGCCGTCGTCCCCCACGATGGCGCCAAGAACCGATTGCTCGTGATCGAGCGCCACCTCCAGCCGCAGCTGGTCGCCCGGCTGCACGGACAACGACGACGTGAACCACGCTTGCGCACCATCGCGGTCGCGCATGACGGCGAGGCGCGTACCGCCCTTGAAGGTCGTTTCCGATTCCGGCGCGCGCACGACGAGAAGCAGCGCGGCCGCGGCGGCCAATGCAGCCGCCGCCAAGGGCACGACGAACCGTCGGGGCGTCGTGCGTCGCGCCGGAGGGCGAGGCGCGTCCGATGCTACGAGCTGCCGCGCGCGCTCGACGAAGGCGCGGCACTCGGGGCAAGCCTCGAGGTGCGCCGAGACTCCGGCCACGGAGTCTCCGCACGCGAAGGCTTCGAGGTCGAGGCTATTCGGGTGCGTCATGTCGACCCTCCGAAGGCGAAGCACTCCAGCGAAAGTGGGCGCGAATCTCCTGCGCGCGCCGGTTGACGGTGGCGCGTGAAACCCCGAGTTCGTCCGCGGCCTCACCTTGACTGAGGCCGTCGACGAACAAAAGAATGGCCAGCGCCCGATGCTCTTCGGGCAGCCGCTCGAGCGATTCCAGCACCGCGTACCGCGCCTCGGCATCGACCCCGGGCGCCGGCCCGATGGGGTCGATTTCGTCGATGGCCACGGCACCGCGAACGTGCCGGCCGCGCCGGAGCAGGTCGATGCAGGTGCGATCGACCGCGCGGCATAGCCAGCGGTAAGGCACGTTCGCGGTGCGCAGGCTTGCTCCACGGCGGAGCAGTGCAGACAGCAATTCCTGCATGGCGTCTTCGGCCAAGGCGCGGTCGCGAAGCAAAAGGCGGCATCGACGCGCGAGGAGCGCACCGTAGCGCTGATGAACAGCGCTGACCTCGTCGGCGGAGAGGCCGCGGCAAAACACGTCGTAAGGCGAACCTACTGGGTCCCCGCGTCCCGCCCAGGTGGTGGCGGCGGCGGAGATCCGGCGTCGCGTCCAGGTGGTGGCGGCGGCGGAGATCCGGCGTCCCTCCCGGGGATGGGGCACGGCCATCCGGCGGGCGGCGGGCCGCCTAGGGGGACCGCCTCTCCCCAGCCTCCGTGGCACTCCTCCGATGCGCCGCCGCGGTTGCAAAGCGATGGCGCCGCAGGCGGAGGGCAGACAGCGTCGTACTCGCAGCTCCATCCATCGGCTGCGCAATGCAACCGTGGATCGCTCCGATCCGGGTAAACCATCCCACCACGGCCGGAATCCGCCCAACCCCCGCCAGCGTCCTCACCAAAGCCACCATCCCCAGGAAAGTTCCTTCGCCCGAGAACGCCGCCACAAACGATGCCCGGCAGCGTCGCGTTGCTCGACAGGGTCAGATCGGCATGGTCGAATTGCAACCACCCTCCGGTCCACCCGAGGTTGAAGCCCGGGTGTGGCACCGCGCCCGTTTTATCGCGCAGCTTTTCGTACGCAAGCGAGGCGCCGCCACGGAAACATGTCAGCGACAAATCATGATCGCCGCCAATCACGGTATCGGCATCGGCATCGAGTTTGCCATTTCCATTCTTGTCGACGTAGACCAGAAACCCGGCTACCGCGCGCGAAAGCGGATTGGCTACTTGTCCGCCGACCGATTCACTCTGTGTCTTGACCGCGTCATGGCCGCTCGCGCCAATGCTGCCCTCGTCGGTGAAGAAATATCCGTCCGGAGGAGTCTCCACGGTAAGCGAATATTGCCCATTCACCACGGGGGCATCCGCAGCGACGGCCACACTGCCATCGGCCCCACTCTTCCATACGAGCGCCACGTGCGCCCCGTTCGGCACGTCCGAGCCGGTAAGTGCCCCGGAAAGTGAAAGTGTATTTTCCTGGCGCGAAGGATCGGAGATCCCTCCACACGCCAACAGGGCAGCGCCCGCGGCGGTGGAGGCGATAACGGCGAGCTTGAGGTATTTCATACGTGGTCTCCCTCTCTGCAAATGCGTTTACCGAAGGAGACGCAGCGAGGAATCCCATCTGTAACATCGAATTTCGTCTTTTCGTACGAAGTCGCACGCAGCGAACGCCGCGCGCGCCATTTACGATTCCGCAGGACGCGGGCGCGCGGCACTTCCGGCGAGGATGCCGCCGTCGATGTTGAACTCCGTCCCCGTCGTGTACGTCGATTCGTCGGAGCCGAGATACACGGCGAGGGCGGCCACTTCGTCGATGGTGCCCCAGCGGCCGAGCGGGGTCTCCTTCGTGAACTCTTTCATGCGCGCCTCGCGCTCGGCGCCCTGCCCCAGCACGGGCTCCCACATCGGAGTGAGAATGGCGGCGGGCTGAATGACGTTGCAGCGAATGCGCAACCCCTGCTCCGCGCAATACAATGCCACCGACTTGGTGTGATTGCGAACCGCCCCCTTGCTCGATGCATACGAACAGGCCGCTGGTATTCCCACCACCCCCGAACGCGAACCCATATTGATGATCGAGCCCACCCCCGTCCGCCGCATGGCGCGGATGCCGTATTTGCAGCCGAGTAGTACGCCTTCGAGGTTGGTCGCATGCACCGCGCGCCAGTTCTCGATTGAAACGTGCTCCGGATCGTGTGGGGCGAAAGCCTCCTCGAAGCCGATGATGCCCGCATTGTTCACCAGCACGTCGAGTCGCGCGTGCGTCGCGAGCACATCGCCGATGACCCGTTCCCACTCCGCCTCGATGCGCACATCCAAGTGCACGTAGCTGGCGCGCTCGCCGAGCTGGCGCGCGACGGCTTGGCCCAAGTCATCCTTGATGTCGCTCGAAATGACACGCGCGCCCTCGCGATGAAACGCGCGCGCGATACCTTCACCGATGCCTCGTGCGGCTCCCGTGATCAGGGCCACTTTGTCGTTCATTCGTCCCATGGGGGTCGGACCTTAGCGGAAGTTTCGCCACGTCGCGACCGCGCCATTCTTTTATATACATCATGTATACCATTTTCCTGAATCACCTCAATTTCGAGCACCCAAGCCCAATTTCGATGGCGTGCGGCCATACCTTGGTATACGCGACGTATACCAACCTCCCACGCGAGAACGGAGTCATCATGATGCGTTTCACTCGATTGTTGCCGGCCGCGCTTCTTGCCACCCTCGTCGGCTGTTCATTCGCGGCCGACGATGCTCCGTCCGACCCTTCCCAAACGGTCCTCGGCAACGTTGCAACATCGCAAGCGACGGTTCGGGTGCATTATCCGGTAGGGGCGCGGGCGCTCACCCTCACCGCGGATCATGCGCCCGTCAGCGGGCAAAATGTCGGGGACGATACCTGGGAGTTCGTCTTCGACGACGTGGCCTCGGCCCTGAGCGTGAAACCGGTGCTCGACGGCACACCCGCGCGGGGGCCGAATTACACGGCCCTCGCGGGACGGACCGTGGACATCTATCCGCACTTCTTCGATCAAAAAGGTTCGGTGAGCACGCGCTGGCGCAACTTCAAATCGAACGTGCACCCGCAACCCTTTGGAGCGGGACGGCCCATCGAGGTGTACCTGCCGCCCAGCTACGAAGAGAATACCAAAGCACGATTTCCGGTCATCTATATGATGGATAGCCAAATCGTCTTCGGCAATTCCATTCTTGGCACCGCGCTCATGGGCGACATGAAGGTCGACGAGCAACTGGACGCGGCCGCCGAGGCGGGCACCATCGCGGAGTCCATCGTCGTGGGCATCCTCAGCCCCGTCTCGCTCAATCTGTCCGATCCCATGGAGGCGCGGAATCTGGAGCTCACGCCCACGAAGGCCGCCGATCCGACGGGGAGCGTCAAGAAGAGCGGCGACGGCCCCAAGTTCATTGCCATGTTGGTGGATGAGCTCAAACCGCTCGTCGACTCCGAGCTGCGAACGAAGCCCGCTCGCGAGAGCACCTTCATTGGTGGCGCATCTCTCGGAGGGCTCATGTCGGTGTACGCGGGGGTGACGCGGGGCGACGTCTTCGGAGGCATTGTCGCAATGTCATCCTCCGCGTTTTGGGACAACCGCATTGCCGCGCGCATGGTCCGCGAAGCGAAAACCGGCCCCAAGCAAACATTGCGTGTCTATGCCGACATCGGCGGCGGCGAGGTTTACCCCGACACCGACATCAAGGACATGATGATTGTGACCAACAAAGACCTCTTCCAGGCCTACGCCGACGCCGGATACGTCGAGGGAACGAACCTCATGACGCAGGTCACACCGGTGATGGAACCCGGCAAAGAGCACAACGGTAAGTATTGGGCGATGCGCGTTCCCACGGCGTTCGCATTCGTCGTCGGCGCAGGACGCTAGCCACACGGGCGCTGGCGACCTATACATCACACCATGATCGAAACCTCGCTCGTGACGAGCCGCGCGGACCTCGAAGACATTCTGGCACTGCAACGCGAAAACCATCGCGATGTCGTTCAGGAAGAGGACGCGCGGCGCGAGGGATTCGTCACGGTCGCGCACACCATGGAGGCCCTCGAGGGCATGCACGCCATCGCGCCGAGCGTCATCGCCCGCGAAGGCGCCGAGCTCGCGGGCTATGCCCTGGTGATGCCGGTGGAAGCGCGCACCCTCGTGCCCATTCTCGACCCGATGTTCCGCCAATTCGAGGTGCTCGAATGGCGCGGCAAGCCCCTCGGTGCCCTGCGTTATTACGTCATGGGCCAGATTTGCGTGGCCCGCGCCCACCGCGGCCGCCGCGTCGTCGACGCGATGTACGATGAGCACCGTGCCCAGTACGCCTCACGGTTCGAGCTGTGCGTCACGGAAATCGCCACGCGCAACACGCGTTCGATACGCGTCCACGAGCGCGTGGGCTTCCAGCTCGTGAAGACGTACCGCGATGCGAACGACGAATGGGCCGTCGTCGCGTGGGATTGGTCCCCGCCGAAGTGATTCCCTGATCGATTCACGATTTGCCGATTTGCGACGGGCTGACCCCGAGTGCGCGTCGCATGCAGCGGGCCATGTGGCTCGGGTTGGCGAAGCCCGTCTCGAAGGCCACTTCGACGATGCTCTTGCGCCCTTCGAGCAAGAGGGCGCGGGCGCGCTCGACGCGACGCTCGAGAACGAATCGATGCACCGGCTTTCCAACGGCTTGCCGGAAGAGCGGCTTGAAATGCGACAGGCTATAGCCCGCCACCTCGGCCAACTCGGCCAGGGTGAGATCTTCGTCGAGGTGCGCTTCGATGTACTCGATGACGTTGCGCAGAAGTCGCGCAGGAAGCGCGCGCCCGGGCTTCACCCCCGTCCCCACGTGGCGCGATTGCAGTGCAAAGAGGCGCGCGACGAGCGCGGAGGCCAGGCTGTCGGTGAACAAGCGGCCACCGGGATAGGCATCGTGATCTTCGGCCTGCATCATCCAGCCGATGCGCTCGATGTGCGGATCGCGGACGTGAATCGACGGCGCAAGGTCCGCATCCAGCGTACTCAGGCCCATCGCGTGGGCCGTTTCCCGTAGGAACGAGGGCGAGAGTCGCAAGAGCAGCGAGGTCGCAGGCGCCGAGACGACCCAGCGCGTGCTCGATCCGGCGGGCACGACGCAGAATTGGCCATGCAGCCGCACGCCGTCCCGCTCGCGATTGTCCGTGCGGTACGAAACCGGAACCGGCGTGCCCACGTGCAGGCAGAGCACATGACGGACATCCACCGGTGAAGGGAAAAGCCCTTTGGGAACCGGCGACGTGAGCACATCGAGAAGCACCGAACGGTTCCCGCCAGACTCGGGTGCTACCGGGATCGGATAGCAGGGAGGGCGCGGAAAACCGTCGAGCATGGCACGAAGTTTTCTACCGGTCGCGATTTTGCGCAAGGGACGAAAATCATCCGTTCGTATCCGCGGCCATCCGCGCGTGTGCGCGCCGCAGCGAAGGCGGTGCCAGCATCCTCGGCATGATCCCCGGACATTTCAGCATGAGACGTCGGCAATTCGTGGAACTCGCCCTCGCCACCTTCGCCAGCGGCGCGGCAGCGGCCTGCGCTTCGCGGGTGGAAAGCGCCCGCGCAGCTCCGCCAAGCGCTCCCCGGCCATTGGACGCCGCCGCGTTCCACGCCGAGAGGCGATTCGCCGACATCCCGTTTGGCAAAATTGCGTACATCGAGCGCGGCTCCGGTGACGCTGCACTGTTTTTGCATGGCGCCCCGCTCAACGGCTTTCAATGGCGTGGCGCGATCGATCGGCTTTCGGCGCATCGGCGGTGCATCGCCCCCGACTTCATGGGCCTGGGGTATTCGCAAGTTCCCGAGCGCCAAGGTTTGGCGGCAAAAGACCAAGTCGCCATGCTCGGATCCCTGCTCGACAGCCTTGGCGTCTCCACCGTGGACATCATTGCCAGCGACAGCGGCGGCGCCGTCGCCCAATTGTTCATGATCCGGTATCCCCGGCGCGTTCGCACGCTGCTGCTGACCAATTGCGACGTCGAGCCGGACAGCCCGCCACCGAAGGTCCTGCCCATCATTGCGCAAGCGCGCGCCGGCACCCTCAACAAAGGCATGGACGAATGGCTCGCCAACAAGTCACTCGCTCGTTCCACGTTCGGCGCGGCCGTGTTTCGCGATCCGAGCCAATTCACGGATGACGTCATCGAGTACTATTTCACGCCGCTCATCAGCTCG
It includes:
- a CDS encoding LysE family translocator, producing MGDLLRHILSVLPGFALACLVLALIPGPATALVLQRSLRDGRGAGLASMAGNELGLFGWALASGAGLTALLQAHRVLFESMRWVGAGMLIWLGISAWRAAGRGVDVVPLLGARRASKGAAFRASLLSVAANPKAAVFSFSFFPQFLPHQGSVFLGTVLLALIWILIDGVWCACVAIAATRARKWLAQGPVRRWMERVMGAILVGLGIELATDSR
- a CDS encoding AraC family transcriptional regulator, with the protein product MLDGFPRPPCYPIPVAPESGGNRSVLLDVLTSPVPKGLFPSPVDVRHVLCLHVGTPVPVSYRTDNRERDGVRLHGQFCVVPAGSSTRWVVSAPATSLLLRLSPSFLRETAHAMGLSTLDADLAPSIHVRDPHIERIGWMMQAEDHDAYPGGRLFTDSLASALVARLFALQSRHVGTGVKPGRALPARLLRNVIEYIEAHLDEDLTLAELAEVAGYSLSHFKPLFRQAVGKPVHRFVLERRVERARALLLEGRKSIVEVAFETGFANPSHMARCMRRALGVSPSQIGKS
- a CDS encoding alpha/beta hydrolase; protein product: MRRRQFVELALATFASGAAAACASRVESARAAPPSAPRPLDAAAFHAERRFADIPFGKIAYIERGSGDAALFLHGAPLNGFQWRGAIDRLSAHRRCIAPDFMGLGYSQVPERQGLAAKDQVAMLGSLLDSLGVSTVDIIASDSGGAVAQLFMIRYPRRVRTLLLTNCDVEPDSPPPKVLPIIAQARAGTLNKGMDEWLANKSLARSTFGAAVFRDPSQFTDDVIEYYFTPLISSPLKRKQYEAFHMALEPNPLAGIEPALRSVVVPTRIVWGTSDDLFSPASPDYLDRTLGRSMGIRRVPGAKLFFPEEFPDLIAEEARRLWGLSG
- a CDS encoding metallophosphoesterase, producing the protein MKKTYLLGISLLTSCLSVAQDRAERDRTVGHAANQGAEVHVDDGLAAVRTFSPGTAELWTEAPALRFEVVTPGDAGRNWTLRLRNVLPDAEVRATLPDGTAVSLATSRPIPTELRVTADLPASARIVFSLAPPDASSLEPWRFAALADVQNALDRVEDIYRVMNEDAAIRFVVFNGDLTERGSDEDLLLFQQKLATLRVPMYATLGNHELGTRDDAFQSFYGRCNFSFSYRGVRFTLLDSASATIDPLVYSWLDGWLQQGRHQLHVVTMHIPPLDPVGERNGSFGSRAEANKLIARLAENRVDLTIYGHVHSYYAFSNGGIPAFISGGGGAIPERLDGIGRHFLAVDVDPRTQKATTSFRPVD
- a CDS encoding GNAT family N-acetyltransferase — protein: MIETSLVTSRADLEDILALQRENHRDVVQEEDARREGFVTVAHTMEALEGMHAIAPSVIAREGAELAGYALVMPVEARTLVPILDPMFRQFEVLEWRGKPLGALRYYVMGQICVARAHRGRRVVDAMYDEHRAQYASRFELCVTEIATRNTRSIRVHERVGFQLVKTYRDANDEWAVVAWDWSPPK
- a CDS encoding SDR family oxidoreductase: MGRMNDKVALITGAARGIGEGIARAFHREGARVISSDIKDDLGQAVARQLGERASYVHLDVRIEAEWERVIGDVLATHARLDVLVNNAGIIGFEEAFAPHDPEHVSIENWRAVHATNLEGVLLGCKYGIRAMRRTGVGSIINMGSRSGVVGIPAACSYASSKGAVRNHTKSVALYCAEQGLRIRCNVIQPAAILTPMWEPVLGQGAEREARMKEFTKETPLGRWGTIDEVAALAVYLGSDESTYTTGTEFNIDGGILAGSAARPRPAES
- a CDS encoding caspase family protein, coding for MRVTARALVFLFVTLAVWLHAPRAFAEPVRILVAAASTVGLEAERPLRFSTNDAARVRDVLVTLGGVRPEHAFVVNEPSRAQLFASIARAKHEAEKHRADEVTLVFYFSGHGDRDALHLAGERVLLADLSGKLAEVPAGLRLAVTDACRASREKGFTAEEPFTITAVNVAQATGQVWLHASGDGEAAQESDELQGAIFTHAWLNGLRGAADSNGDARVTLEESFAFAHAQTLLRSAKSTGVLQKPEAIVTLRETAPIVLTQPLSHGATLTFPQARDMHFLVYLADAKSVLSEMWSSHERRIAMRVPAGHYVVQRRAGSVSSTAMVALTEGESRDLQERDFATSPRGRIARKGDERGERGHELSAGYESGWNARTGFVHGPQVTYAYAWSFLALSFGGGADFADRTLERTEEHLVSGYGRAGLEIRARMGAFTARFGGGARAGILSQSLEPMAGSWVAAKHDSAFFLGPEVFAAGRIGLGTPWFVDIGATGRVLYFREESQVRGVAGLTASASLGVRF
- a CDS encoding sigma-70 family RNA polymerase sigma factor — translated: MFCRGLSADEVSAVHQRYGALLARRCRLLLRDRALAEDAMQELLSALLRRGASLRTANVPYRWLCRAVDRTCIDLLRRGRHVRGAVAIDEIDPIGPAPGVDAEARYAVLESLERLPEEHRALAILLFVDGLSQGEAADELGVSRATVNRRAQEIRAHFRWSASPSEGRHDAPE
- a CDS encoding AraC family transcriptional regulator; its protein translation is MRRTENVQTALWYAADLGGAELLHGSFVDYAFDLHTHDTACFALVTQGAIRIRTRGCDVVARAGDFYAVDADEPHAGWAVDGSGWRLRTLHVDAERLKALVGGDGPRVALAGPILRDAVLVKGFEEVHRDSEMAGPSLHREERYLEFVARLLSRHTREPARVAVARHEPRAVRLAREYLDQRLDQRVRLDDIAAAAGLPPFRLYRAFQRATGMSPHAYQRQARLRRATRMLREGDAIHDVAIASGFADQAHLTRSFRRIMGVTPGAYKAAFAGSKAHAE